A stretch of the Vigna radiata var. radiata cultivar VC1973A chromosome 7, Vradiata_ver6, whole genome shotgun sequence genome encodes the following:
- the LOC106769321 gene encoding putative E3 ubiquitin-protein ligase LIN isoform X2 has product MTSLRELLTEEGFYQTTSNLNHFKAKFKFSPQTPEIIINSLPLHICNDRKSLDCSNNNLDNSTIPTGSWSFHSISQRVGSVSEIWKNSKSLLSPASTTMGPPMNEVATRAVVSILSGYIGRFLKDDHFRKLVRDKCSSYLIRRRNGSGSEDEVLVNMKLAMENIDKLVQDQGTRKEIKMESLRNSIELLTIVSSLNSKSKTSREAGSTCGIPNSHISACAQLYLAIVYKLQKNNRICARHLLQVFSDSPFLARTYLLPDLWEHVFLPHLLHLKIWYAEELDALSASSECQDAKDNTMRTLSKVYGKKLDTGTALFALYYKQWLKVGANEPPLPVVPLPSRPSRGSSRKMSSDSFVLSSSTNKNLYKEVFGPKLELKPTTLADHNGFLTIKWGSGNDENLYGDDYNRSSLQKQDTIFLGKSSRSIDNSYAELKPGSQRLDYFQCFSCRSMQAESLTNSNYASCNGSFRNEATVLSSEFVRAITTICSSDILSECEFAIRVIAKAWLNSHVDHLIEEAVSQSSVVEAILEVMFASSIDEILELAISILAELVGRNDAIRQIILSWDPQLDIFVRLLRRTGLFLKAAVLLYLLKPRAKQMLSPEWVSLVLRVLEFGNKVLTLFTVQCCPQEAAIYFMDQLLTGFDEDKNLENARQVVSLGGLTFLMKRIEEGEILQRNKAAFIIYSCIHAEGSCRSFLSDNINKSSLLELIILDNSKSCSGCAFAVLAELLYLERTTKILHFLRGLKDGWGGLNTMHILFIYLQRAPPEQRPLVAAVLLMLDIMEDPFKESFYRAEAIEAIMVALDCQVCSDKIQEQSARALLLLAGHFTYTGESLMERTVLHQAGFQENCMEGSSYGKEIVVYDSAHKNEDDNEAETWRRTAACVLFKSGNNNLLKALSDSSINGVPSLARASLVTISWMSCYLHLVDDRKFPPMAFSILTPLLLKSLNYDKDVGARVLASYSLLCLVKISGCVSFLASLDKDSIKHIQNLSLVTWTANELIAIISKSSLQYKTMKSKAHC; this is encoded by the exons ATGACTTCCCTGAGAGAGCTTCTTACAGAAGAAGGCTTCTATCAAACAACTTCAAACCTCAACCATTTCAAggcaaaattcaaattctcaccACAAACACCAGAGATAATAATAAACTCACTCCCTCTACACATATGCAACGATCGAAAAAGCCTTGATTGTTCCAACAACAACTTGGACAACTCCACCATACCAACTGGGTCTTGGTCTTTTCACTCCATATCTCAAAGGGTTGGTTCAGTTTCTGAAATTTGGAAGAATTCCAAGTCATTGCTATCACCGGCTTCCACAACCATGGGACCTCCCATGAATGAAGTAGCCACCAGAGCAGTGGTTTCTATCCTCAGTGGCTACATTGGAAGGTTTTTGAAAGATGATCATTTCAGGAAACTAGTGAGAGACAAGTGCAGTTCCTATTTGATCAGAAGGAGAAATGGTTCTGGGTCAGAAGATGAGGTTCTGGTGAACATGAAACTAGCCATGGAGAATATTGACAAGTTGGTGCAGGATCAAGGGACAAGGAAAGAGATAAAGATGGAAAGCTTAAGGAATTCCATTGAGCTTTTGACCATAGTTTCTTCATTGAACAGTAAAAGTAAAACATCAAGGGAAGCTGGTTCAACTTGTGGAATACCCAATTCCCATATCTCTGCTTGTGCTCAGCTCTACTTGGCAATAGTTTACAAGCTTCAGAAGAACAACAGGATTTGTGCTAGGCACCTGCTGCAAGTGTTTTCTGATTCTCCATTTTTGGCTAGGACTTACTTGCTTCCTGACCTCTGGGAGCACGTCTTCCTTCCTCATCTTCTCCATCTTAAAATTTGGTATGCTGAGGAACTCGATGCACTTTCGGCTTCGAGTGAATGTCAGGATGCGAAGGATAACACAATGAGGACTTTGAGCAAAGTGTATGGGAAAAAATTGGATACAGGAACTGCTTTGTTTGCTTTGTATTACAAGCAGTGGCTTAAAGTTGGGGCAAACGAGCCTCCCCTTCCTGTTGTTCCATTGCCATCAAGACCAAGTCGAGGATCATCAAGAAAAATGTCTTCAGATTCTTTTGTTTTGAGTTCTTCAACCAACAAAAACTT ATACAAGGAAGTATTTGGCCCCAAACTAGAGCTGAAACCTACCACCTTGGCTGATCACAATGGATTTCTGACAATCAAATGGGGCTCAGGGAATGATGAAAATTTGTATGGAGATGACTACAACCGCAGTTCACTTCAG AAACAAGACACTATATTCCTCGGAAAATCTTCAAGATCAATTGACAATAGTTATGCTGAATTAAAGCCAGGGTCACAGAGATTGGACTATTTCCAATGCTTTTCTTGTAGGAGTATGCAAGCAGAAAGCTTAACGAACAGCAACTACGCATCCTGCAACGGTTCATTTAGAAACGAAGCAACCGTTCTTTCAAGCGAATTTGTTCGAGCTATTACAACTATATGTTCATCAGATATTCTCAGTGAATGCGAATTTGCAATTCGTGTGATAGCCAAAGCTTGGTTGAACTCTCATGTGGACCATCTAATTGAAGAAGCAGTGTCACAATCTAGTGTAGTTGAGGCTATCCTGGAGGTAATGTTTGCCTCAAGTATAGATGAAATTCTAGAATTGGCTATATCAATTTTAGCAGAACTAGTAGGGAGGAATGATGCAATTAGACAAATTATACTGAGCTGGGATCCACAACTTGATATCTTTGTGAGACTTTTAAGAAGGACTGGCCTGTTCCTAAAAGCTGCCGTTCTGCTTTATCTGTTAAAGCCACGGGCAAAACAGATGTTATCACCAGAATGGGTGTCTCTTGTACTTCGAGTGTTAGAATTTGGAAACAAAGTTCTAACCCTCTTCACGGTTCAATGCTGCCCTCAAGAGGCTGCAATTTACTTTATGGACCAACTTCTTACTGGATTTGATGAAGATAAGAATTTAGAGAATGCTAGGCAGGTTGTTTCTCTTGGGGGATTGACCTTTCTTATGAAAAGAATTGAGGAAGGAGAGATTCTCCAGAGAAACAAAGctgcttttattatttatagttgCATTCATGCTGAAGGAAGCTGCCGGAGTTTCTTATCTGACAATATAAACAAGAGCTCTTTACTAGAACTCATTATTCTCGACAATAGTAAAAGTTGCAGTGGATGTGCCTTTGCTGTGCTAGCTGAGTTACTCTATCTTGAAAG AACCACCAAGATTTTACATTTCTTAAGGGGACTTAAAGATGGATGGGGTGGCCTAAACACAATGCACATTCTGTTCATCTATCTTCAGAGGGCTCCACCTGAACAACGTCCTCTCGTTGCAGCAGTATTATTGATGCTTGATATTATG GAAGATCCTTTCAAAGAGAGCTTTTATAGAGCAGAAGCAATTGAGGCAATTATGGTTGCTTTAGATTGTCAAGTGTGTAGTGATAAAATACAAGAACAATCAGCAAGAGCTTTACTCTTGTTAGCAGGACACTTTACTTATACAGGAGAATCATTAATGGAGAGAACAGTTCTACACCAAGCTGGCTTTCAAGAAAATTGCATGGAAGGTTCCTCTTATGGCAAGGAAATTGTTGTTTATGATTCAGCTCACAAG AATGAAGATGATAATGAAGCTGAAACATGGCGAAGAACAGCAGCATGTGTCTTGTTCAAGAGTGGAAACAATAATTTACTAAAAGCACTTTCAGATTCTTCAATCAATGGAGTCCCAAGTTTAGCACGAGCTAGCCTTGTAACAATTTCTTGGATGAGTTGCTACCTTCACTTAGTTGATGACAGAAAGTTCCCACCAATGGCATTCTCAATCCTCACGCCACTGCTACTAAAGTCCTTGAATTATGATAAAGATGTTGGGGCAAGGGTGTTGGCTTCATATTCATTACTATGCCTTGTAAAAATTTCAG GATGCGTCTCTTTCCTAGCATCACTGGATAAAGATTCAATCAAACATATTCAAAATCTCTCTCTTGTTACGTGGACTGCCAATGAGCTAATTGCAATCATCTCGAAAAGCAGCTTGCAatacaaaacaatgaaaagcAAAGCTCATTGTTGA
- the LOC106769321 gene encoding putative E3 ubiquitin-protein ligase LIN isoform X1: protein MTSLRELLTEEGFYQTTSNLNHFKAKFKFSPQTPEIIINSLPLHICNDRKSLDCSNNNLDNSTIPTGSWSFHSISQRVGSVSEIWKNSKSLLSPASTTMGPPMNEVATRAVVSILSGYIGRFLKDDHFRKLVRDKCSSYLIRRRNGSGSEDEVLVNMKLAMENIDKLVQDQGTRKEIKMESLRNSIELLTIVSSLNSKSKTSREAGSTCGIPNSHISACAQLYLAIVYKLQKNNRICARHLLQVFSDSPFLARTYLLPDLWEHVFLPHLLHLKIWYAEELDALSASSECQDAKDNTMRTLSKVYGKKLDTGTALFALYYKQWLKVGANEPPLPVVPLPSRPSRGSSRKMSSDSFVLSSSTNKNLYKEVFGPKLELKPTTLADHNGFLTIKWGSGNDENLYGDDYNRSSLQKQDTIFLGKSSRSIDNSYAELKPGSQRLDYFQCFSCRSMQAESLTNSNYASCNGSFRNEATVLSSEFVRAITTICSSDILSECEFAIRVIAKAWLNSHVDHLIEEAVSQSSVVEAILEVMFASSIDEILELAISILAELVGRNDAIRQIILSWDPQLDIFVRLLRRTGLFLKAAVLLYLLKPRAKQMLSPEWVSLVLRVLEFGNKVLTLFTVQCCPQEAAIYFMDQLLTGFDEDKNLENARQVVSLGGLTFLMKRIEEGEILQRNKAAFIIYSCIHAEGSCRSFLSDNINKSSLLELIILDNSKSCSGCAFAVLAELLYLERTTKILHFLRGLKDGWGGLNTMHILFIYLQRAPPEQRPLVAAVLLMLDIMEDPFKESFYRAEAIEAIMVALDCQVCSDKIQEQSARALLLLAGHFTYTGESLMERTVLHQAGFQENCMEGSSYGKEIVVYDSAHKNEDDNEAETWRRTAACVLFKSGNNNLLKALSDSSINGVPSLARASLVTISWMSCYLHLVDDRKFPPMAFSILTPLLLKSLNYDKDVGARVLASYSLLCLVKISAGCVSFLASLDKDSIKHIQNLSLVTWTANELIAIISKSSLQYKTMKSKAHC from the exons ATGACTTCCCTGAGAGAGCTTCTTACAGAAGAAGGCTTCTATCAAACAACTTCAAACCTCAACCATTTCAAggcaaaattcaaattctcaccACAAACACCAGAGATAATAATAAACTCACTCCCTCTACACATATGCAACGATCGAAAAAGCCTTGATTGTTCCAACAACAACTTGGACAACTCCACCATACCAACTGGGTCTTGGTCTTTTCACTCCATATCTCAAAGGGTTGGTTCAGTTTCTGAAATTTGGAAGAATTCCAAGTCATTGCTATCACCGGCTTCCACAACCATGGGACCTCCCATGAATGAAGTAGCCACCAGAGCAGTGGTTTCTATCCTCAGTGGCTACATTGGAAGGTTTTTGAAAGATGATCATTTCAGGAAACTAGTGAGAGACAAGTGCAGTTCCTATTTGATCAGAAGGAGAAATGGTTCTGGGTCAGAAGATGAGGTTCTGGTGAACATGAAACTAGCCATGGAGAATATTGACAAGTTGGTGCAGGATCAAGGGACAAGGAAAGAGATAAAGATGGAAAGCTTAAGGAATTCCATTGAGCTTTTGACCATAGTTTCTTCATTGAACAGTAAAAGTAAAACATCAAGGGAAGCTGGTTCAACTTGTGGAATACCCAATTCCCATATCTCTGCTTGTGCTCAGCTCTACTTGGCAATAGTTTACAAGCTTCAGAAGAACAACAGGATTTGTGCTAGGCACCTGCTGCAAGTGTTTTCTGATTCTCCATTTTTGGCTAGGACTTACTTGCTTCCTGACCTCTGGGAGCACGTCTTCCTTCCTCATCTTCTCCATCTTAAAATTTGGTATGCTGAGGAACTCGATGCACTTTCGGCTTCGAGTGAATGTCAGGATGCGAAGGATAACACAATGAGGACTTTGAGCAAAGTGTATGGGAAAAAATTGGATACAGGAACTGCTTTGTTTGCTTTGTATTACAAGCAGTGGCTTAAAGTTGGGGCAAACGAGCCTCCCCTTCCTGTTGTTCCATTGCCATCAAGACCAAGTCGAGGATCATCAAGAAAAATGTCTTCAGATTCTTTTGTTTTGAGTTCTTCAACCAACAAAAACTT ATACAAGGAAGTATTTGGCCCCAAACTAGAGCTGAAACCTACCACCTTGGCTGATCACAATGGATTTCTGACAATCAAATGGGGCTCAGGGAATGATGAAAATTTGTATGGAGATGACTACAACCGCAGTTCACTTCAG AAACAAGACACTATATTCCTCGGAAAATCTTCAAGATCAATTGACAATAGTTATGCTGAATTAAAGCCAGGGTCACAGAGATTGGACTATTTCCAATGCTTTTCTTGTAGGAGTATGCAAGCAGAAAGCTTAACGAACAGCAACTACGCATCCTGCAACGGTTCATTTAGAAACGAAGCAACCGTTCTTTCAAGCGAATTTGTTCGAGCTATTACAACTATATGTTCATCAGATATTCTCAGTGAATGCGAATTTGCAATTCGTGTGATAGCCAAAGCTTGGTTGAACTCTCATGTGGACCATCTAATTGAAGAAGCAGTGTCACAATCTAGTGTAGTTGAGGCTATCCTGGAGGTAATGTTTGCCTCAAGTATAGATGAAATTCTAGAATTGGCTATATCAATTTTAGCAGAACTAGTAGGGAGGAATGATGCAATTAGACAAATTATACTGAGCTGGGATCCACAACTTGATATCTTTGTGAGACTTTTAAGAAGGACTGGCCTGTTCCTAAAAGCTGCCGTTCTGCTTTATCTGTTAAAGCCACGGGCAAAACAGATGTTATCACCAGAATGGGTGTCTCTTGTACTTCGAGTGTTAGAATTTGGAAACAAAGTTCTAACCCTCTTCACGGTTCAATGCTGCCCTCAAGAGGCTGCAATTTACTTTATGGACCAACTTCTTACTGGATTTGATGAAGATAAGAATTTAGAGAATGCTAGGCAGGTTGTTTCTCTTGGGGGATTGACCTTTCTTATGAAAAGAATTGAGGAAGGAGAGATTCTCCAGAGAAACAAAGctgcttttattatttatagttgCATTCATGCTGAAGGAAGCTGCCGGAGTTTCTTATCTGACAATATAAACAAGAGCTCTTTACTAGAACTCATTATTCTCGACAATAGTAAAAGTTGCAGTGGATGTGCCTTTGCTGTGCTAGCTGAGTTACTCTATCTTGAAAG AACCACCAAGATTTTACATTTCTTAAGGGGACTTAAAGATGGATGGGGTGGCCTAAACACAATGCACATTCTGTTCATCTATCTTCAGAGGGCTCCACCTGAACAACGTCCTCTCGTTGCAGCAGTATTATTGATGCTTGATATTATG GAAGATCCTTTCAAAGAGAGCTTTTATAGAGCAGAAGCAATTGAGGCAATTATGGTTGCTTTAGATTGTCAAGTGTGTAGTGATAAAATACAAGAACAATCAGCAAGAGCTTTACTCTTGTTAGCAGGACACTTTACTTATACAGGAGAATCATTAATGGAGAGAACAGTTCTACACCAAGCTGGCTTTCAAGAAAATTGCATGGAAGGTTCCTCTTATGGCAAGGAAATTGTTGTTTATGATTCAGCTCACAAG AATGAAGATGATAATGAAGCTGAAACATGGCGAAGAACAGCAGCATGTGTCTTGTTCAAGAGTGGAAACAATAATTTACTAAAAGCACTTTCAGATTCTTCAATCAATGGAGTCCCAAGTTTAGCACGAGCTAGCCTTGTAACAATTTCTTGGATGAGTTGCTACCTTCACTTAGTTGATGACAGAAAGTTCCCACCAATGGCATTCTCAATCCTCACGCCACTGCTACTAAAGTCCTTGAATTATGATAAAGATGTTGGGGCAAGGGTGTTGGCTTCATATTCATTACTATGCCTTGTAAAAATTTCAG CAGGATGCGTCTCTTTCCTAGCATCACTGGATAAAGATTCAATCAAACATATTCAAAATCTCTCTCTTGTTACGTGGACTGCCAATGAGCTAATTGCAATCATCTCGAAAAGCAGCTTGCAatacaaaacaatgaaaagcAAAGCTCATTGTTGA
- the LOC111242121 gene encoding uncharacterized protein LOC111242121, producing the protein MSRSSTSCKCLGSSMQHSTGSVKRLGXKPTCFCGQNAVFRIARTPKNKGKKFWGCPNFKGGNDELVGCNFFEWCLEEGNXGVVGERSGSAQAEEVGXMSMEESYLEKMRMASIEKTLVRLEKGFKIVLGMMIVNFIFNLILVALLXKVG; encoded by the exons ATGTCTCGTTCATCAACCTCTTGTAAATGTTTGGGTTCGTCCATGCAACACAGTACTGGCAGTGTGAAGAGATTGGGTGNAAAGCCAACATGCTTCTGTGGTCAAAATGCAGTGTTTCGAATTGCCCGAACACCTAAGAACAAGGGGAAAAAATTTTGGGGGTGTCCTAACTTCAAG GGTGGGAATGACGAATTGGTTGGGTGCAACTTCTTTGAGTGGTGCTTGGAGGAAGGAAATNAAGGAGTGGTAGGAGAAAGGAGTGGTAGTGCACAAGCTGAAGAAGTGGGTTTNATGAGTATGGAAGAAAGTTATCTTGAAAAGATGAGAATGGCTTCAATTGAGAAGACCTTAGTTAGGTTGGAAAAGGGGTTTAAAATCGTATTGGGGATGATGATTgtgaactttattttcaatttaattttagtgGCACTGTTGNTGAAAGTTGGGTGA